The following are encoded in a window of Ignicoccus islandicus DSM 13165 genomic DNA:
- a CDS encoding HD domain-containing protein, which produces MGDEKGVELRAVRDPIHGFVELPKDLFETLIDTELFQRLRDVKQLGLAYLVYPSATHTRFEHSLGAAAVMKNMITHVIENTKELIHLTKHLKPAYEEVMKELENLLPEAVVAALLHDIGHMLLSHVSEKVTKSDLTYLKEAGAIPLFTDHELRGIAIVEELIQSGSEVRYKGRRVDLETVKEVLQAAYFSGARMNLLSNLNPRNNAKLIIAQLISSEIDVDRGDFVLRDAYSAGVSLGSYDLNRLYKVIVLVPDKENKDLLKVGILDKGISVIESMLLGRVFMYKDVYLHTISMLYSAMAVRILNLILKREDWRDLLYEIEVIRMAYHKGASPSNDLGKEQGAKLTEIMNLVTDSTFYQMLRKIPSEIEKRVRNGRIKLDDDLVTLYLLAKSILSRRRWTYLLASDELSQKLVNKYYSEDDKEGREAFLTLLSQYYHSAVILYFSRYKGYTGGVLVAKRSKPTEVCLLEECPASVVAKELMGKNFTKLILVFPEARGELEFKRWYLKKGDVSDLLKGLSEAYEKGFGKELEVEKYLDGASGTAARLAVKLESLPSA; this is translated from the coding sequence TTGGGGGACGAGAAAGGAGTCGAACTGAGAGCCGTTAGGGACCCTATCCACGGGTTCGTGGAACTCCCAAAGGACTTATTCGAAACTCTGATAGACACGGAGCTCTTTCAGAGACTGAGGGACGTGAAGCAACTGGGATTAGCTTACCTCGTTTACCCTAGCGCTACCCACACTAGGTTCGAGCACTCGCTGGGAGCAGCTGCAGTAATGAAGAACATGATAACGCACGTTATTGAAAACACCAAGGAACTGATCCATTTGACGAAGCACTTGAAGCCCGCTTACGAGGAGGTAATGAAGGAACTGGAGAACCTCCTTCCGGAGGCAGTAGTGGCCGCGCTCCTCCACGACATAGGTCACATGCTGCTCTCCCACGTATCCGAAAAGGTCACCAAGAGCGACCTAACGTACCTAAAGGAAGCCGGCGCAATACCTCTCTTTACAGACCACGAATTACGGGGCATAGCTATAGTCGAGGAGTTGATTCAGAGCGGTAGCGAAGTGAGGTACAAAGGGAGAAGGGTCGATTTAGAAACTGTAAAGGAAGTGCTCCAAGCCGCTTACTTCAGCGGAGCCAGAATGAACCTGCTCAGCAACTTGAACCCCCGGAACAACGCCAAGTTAATAATAGCTCAGCTCATCAGTTCCGAGATAGACGTAGACAGGGGCGATTTCGTTCTCCGCGACGCGTACTCAGCTGGAGTGTCCTTGGGATCCTACGATTTAAATAGATTGTATAAGGTGATCGTTCTCGTACCAGACAAGGAGAACAAGGACCTCCTCAAGGTCGGCATTTTAGATAAGGGAATAAGCGTTATAGAATCCATGCTCCTCGGAAGGGTTTTCATGTATAAGGACGTTTACTTACATACAATTTCAATGCTCTACAGCGCAATGGCCGTAAGGATACTCAACTTGATATTAAAGAGGGAGGACTGGAGGGATCTTCTGTACGAAATAGAAGTAATTAGGATGGCCTACCACAAGGGCGCTTCCCCGAGCAATGACTTAGGGAAAGAGCAGGGGGCCAAGTTAACTGAAATAATGAACTTGGTTACTGATTCGACCTTCTACCAAATGCTGAGGAAGATTCCATCCGAAATAGAGAAAAGGGTACGGAATGGAAGGATCAAACTGGATGACGACCTCGTTACCTTGTACCTCCTCGCGAAGTCGATACTATCGAGGAGAAGGTGGACCTACTTACTGGCTTCGGACGAACTCTCCCAGAAACTGGTGAACAAGTACTACAGCGAAGACGATAAGGAAGGACGCGAAGCCTTCCTAACCCTCTTGAGCCAGTATTACCACTCCGCGGTCATCTTGTACTTCAGTAGGTACAAGGGCTACACTGGAGGCGTATTGGTCGCCAAGAGGTCCAAGCCTACGGAAGTTTGCCTACTAGAGGAATGCCCTGCATCGGTGGTAGCCAAAGAGCTCATGGGAAAGAACTTCACCAAACTAATCCTAGTCTTCCCAGAGGCACGGGGAGAACTGGAGTTCAAGAGGTGGTACTTGAAGAAGGGGGACGTTTCGGACCTCTTAAAGGGCCTAAGCGAAGCTTACGAAAAGGGCTTTGGAAAGGAGCTTGAAGTGGAGAAGTACTTGGATGGGGCTTCCGGAACGGCCGCTCGGCTAGCTGTGAAGCTCGAATCGCTACCGAGCGCTTAA
- a CDS encoding MBL fold metallo-hydrolase, with translation MIPVTPQDHEKVNLGESEVLKLRADPEGVQENYIFAYLIVGREGRVLIETGPRKALPTLKESLREKGFKLSELDAVFVTHIHLDHAGALGEVVRECNCKAYVHPRGLPHLVDPSRLNEAAKNTLGDFVFNAYGEAFPLDPDKGVATEDGRTYEIKDLKIEVVFTPGHAPHHQVVIHEGVLFPGDLLGEVTVWTGAYTPTTPHRTIPPMIIDSIWKISDRQFVAAAYTHRGIVMGEDEVRNQMMGEVEQIRTWLNTIFVRRSKCREDIECYKKYLIEADPLFKKLVEEGELEKSKLLQNSIRMSIEGLMKYVQAVFT, from the coding sequence TTGATACCCGTAACCCCGCAAGATCACGAGAAGGTGAACTTAGGTGAGAGCGAGGTACTGAAACTGAGGGCGGATCCCGAAGGAGTTCAAGAGAACTACATATTCGCTTACTTGATAGTTGGAAGGGAAGGGAGGGTACTAATAGAAACGGGACCTAGGAAGGCCCTCCCTACGCTCAAGGAATCCTTGCGCGAGAAGGGCTTCAAGTTAAGCGAGTTGGACGCTGTGTTCGTTACCCACATCCACTTGGATCACGCGGGGGCGCTAGGGGAAGTTGTGAGGGAATGCAACTGTAAGGCCTACGTTCACCCTAGGGGGCTACCGCACCTAGTAGACCCGAGCAGGCTCAACGAAGCGGCTAAGAACACCTTAGGCGACTTCGTGTTCAACGCTTACGGGGAAGCCTTCCCTCTGGACCCGGATAAGGGAGTGGCGACTGAAGACGGGAGGACGTACGAAATCAAGGACCTCAAGATAGAAGTAGTGTTCACGCCTGGTCACGCGCCCCACCATCAAGTGGTAATTCACGAGGGCGTGCTCTTCCCCGGTGACTTATTAGGTGAAGTGACCGTCTGGACCGGGGCATACACCCCTACTACCCCTCATAGAACCATTCCGCCCATGATAATTGATTCCATATGGAAGATATCCGATAGGCAGTTCGTAGCGGCCGCTTACACTCATAGGGGAATTGTGATGGGCGAAGATGAAGTGAGGAACCAAATGATGGGCGAAGTGGAGCAAATAAGGACGTGGTTGAACACTATTTTCGTTCGAAGGAGTAAGTGTAGGGAGGACATTGAGTGCTACAAGAAGTACTTGATCGAGGCCGATCCGCTCTTCAAGAAGTTGGTGGAAGAGGGGGAGTTGGAAAAGAGTAAGTTGCTGCAGAACTCCATTAGGATGAGCATAGAGGGTTTAATGAAGTACGTTCAAGCAGTTTTCACGTAA
- a CDS encoding universal stress protein — MFKKILVGHDSSEVSQKAFETAIDLAKKYGSEVIVIHVIDTRSIPDIPHKDVILGPLKDRAIKLEKLVNETFEKEGIKGKFVVREGSPVDEITKMAEEENVDLVVVGSRGLGNVSGYLLGSVSTKLVITCKKNILVVKPQVAAASKL, encoded by the coding sequence TTGTTCAAGAAGATACTAGTAGGTCACGATAGTTCTGAAGTAAGCCAAAAGGCATTCGAAACGGCCATAGACCTAGCTAAGAAGTACGGCTCGGAAGTAATAGTAATACACGTTATAGACACGAGGTCCATTCCGGATATACCGCATAAGGACGTAATACTGGGACCGCTTAAGGACAGAGCCATAAAACTAGAGAAATTGGTAAATGAGACCTTCGAAAAGGAAGGCATCAAAGGGAAGTTCGTAGTTAGAGAGGGTTCCCCCGTGGATGAAATAACCAAAATGGCTGAAGAAGAGAACGTCGATCTCGTGGTAGTTGGAAGCAGGGGCTTAGGTAACGTCTCGGGCTACCTACTTGGAAGCGTTTCGACGAAACTAGTTATCACGTGTAAGAAGAACATATTGGTGGTCAAACCTCAAGTAGCGGCGGCATCTAAACTCTAA
- a CDS encoding radical SAM protein: MFDPIQLTEAVEKEVCKGEKRKYYRFRGGRFYGGSAAADVVGCNLRCVFCWSKGSVRTDIGEFYSPEEVAEKLDRIAKSRGYYIVRLTGGEPTLCKEHLIEVIRLVTRKYLFVLETNGILIGYDEDLAKRLASFDNLLVRISVKAPDPKTFSKVTGAREEAFDYVVRAFESLVRYGLEPPRLRAAVVLGYGDPKEFIERLAEIHPALVEVEPEVLTLYPSVAKRLRKANLLPKVYRVP; the protein is encoded by the coding sequence ATGTTCGATCCCATCCAGTTAACTGAGGCAGTCGAAAAGGAAGTTTGCAAAGGAGAAAAGAGGAAGTATTACCGATTTAGGGGCGGTCGCTTCTACGGCGGGAGCGCTGCTGCTGACGTGGTGGGATGCAACCTCAGATGCGTCTTCTGTTGGAGCAAGGGCAGCGTTAGAACTGATATAGGTGAGTTCTACAGTCCTGAAGAAGTGGCTGAGAAACTAGATCGAATAGCGAAATCTCGAGGCTACTATATAGTTAGGCTGACTGGAGGGGAACCAACCCTTTGTAAAGAACACTTAATAGAGGTAATACGTCTCGTAACAAGGAAATACTTGTTCGTGCTAGAAACTAATGGTATACTAATAGGATACGATGAAGACTTGGCCAAACGCCTAGCGTCCTTCGACAACCTCCTCGTGAGGATATCGGTGAAAGCACCAGACCCGAAGACGTTTTCCAAGGTAACGGGGGCTAGGGAAGAGGCCTTCGATTACGTAGTTAGGGCCTTCGAGTCGTTAGTTAGATATGGTCTCGAACCTCCTAGACTAAGGGCGGCCGTTGTTCTCGGTTACGGTGATCCCAAAGAGTTCATCGAGAGGTTAGCTGAAATACACCCGGCTTTGGTCGAAGTCGAACCCGAAGTCTTGACGCTTTACCCTAGTGTAGCTAAGAGATTGAGGAAAGCAAATCTATTACCGAAGGTCTATCGGGTCCCTTGA
- a CDS encoding MFS transporter, whose amino-acid sequence MWTRLVALSFIISATFAATNVAIPYLLLYFKGSLPSLLEELLPAQKVAVEVGVLTSAFMITRVGVAFASGYIAERIGYKRSILIGLILYFLTGLELLISKDFMEVLIARALQGFASALVWPVAESIIVLSVPSEKTKALMLYVMAMNIGFVIGPALGGSILQLSAHVPLELGIRIPFLLLPIGALLGLATVYSIPELRNKSNMKIKELKSKVLNAVYVFFFNGFINGVAAGMLMSVSIVYIMQYVTSIPAMLSALLAGSGLVSIIVTMPFMKKINALDIEKKFELLIISGTLHKVSFMLLPFSKSFPIAFIVLSIINVFSNVLLPLLRSLLSDVIPKEITAKVFGMQQAFFNLGMIIGPSLGAFIYRFLEAQGLDGGYTFVLAGLVGLSGIAALSRVNVEEVKSDVRQ is encoded by the coding sequence GTGTGGACGAGACTGGTTGCGCTTTCGTTCATAATAAGCGCCACCTTCGCTGCGACGAACGTCGCGATACCTTACTTACTCCTATATTTCAAGGGATCGCTACCTTCACTATTAGAGGAACTATTACCTGCGCAGAAGGTCGCGGTAGAGGTAGGCGTACTTACCTCGGCCTTCATGATAACTAGAGTAGGCGTGGCCTTCGCCTCCGGTTATATAGCAGAGAGAATAGGGTACAAGCGCTCCATACTTATAGGCTTAATTCTCTATTTCTTGACTGGCCTCGAGCTTCTTATCTCCAAGGACTTCATGGAAGTATTAATTGCGAGGGCCCTCCAAGGCTTCGCTTCCGCCTTGGTATGGCCCGTTGCAGAATCGATTATAGTTTTGTCAGTACCTTCAGAGAAAACGAAGGCTTTAATGTTATATGTAATGGCGATGAACATAGGATTCGTAATAGGCCCCGCTTTAGGGGGTTCGATATTACAGCTTTCAGCTCACGTACCCTTGGAATTGGGTATCAGAATACCTTTCCTCCTATTGCCTATCGGCGCCCTATTGGGATTGGCTACCGTTTACTCTATTCCTGAGCTGAGGAACAAGAGTAACATGAAGATAAAGGAGCTCAAATCTAAGGTTCTAAACGCAGTTTACGTCTTCTTTTTCAATGGATTCATAAACGGAGTCGCGGCAGGAATGTTAATGAGCGTCTCGATTGTTTACATTATGCAATACGTGACCTCGATCCCCGCCATGCTCTCTGCGTTACTGGCCGGGTCCGGTTTAGTCTCAATAATTGTTACGATGCCGTTCATGAAAAAGATCAACGCACTTGATATAGAGAAGAAGTTCGAGCTCTTAATAATTAGCGGTACGCTTCACAAAGTGAGCTTCATGCTGCTCCCGTTCTCTAAGTCTTTCCCAATAGCCTTTATCGTACTATCAATAATAAACGTCTTTTCCAACGTTCTATTACCCCTTCTAAGGAGCTTGTTAAGCGACGTTATACCCAAGGAAATTACCGCGAAGGTCTTCGGAATGCAACAAGCATTCTTTAACCTAGGAATGATAATAGGTCCCTCGTTAGGCGCCTTCATATACAGGTTCCTAGAAGCGCAAGGGCTCGATGGAGGATACACGTTCGTTCTAGCTGGTCTAGTTGGCTTGAGCGGTATCGCTGCTCTGAGTAGAGTAAACGTGGAGGAGGTCAAGAGCGACGTAAGGCAATGA
- the cas4 gene encoding CRISPR-associated protein Cas4 gives MKKGAVRGNALRVRPSDLRTMAFCPRLLFFEVHVPRERGIAELLRLYAGKVWHFLIELFSEGEDEVAAEGAFGGALLKGRADLVRDDAIVEIKSGRGPREGVWYGDFLQASAYAFVLGKRKIVIKYRDKEVEMALKENHEIELVEAIKLLKMIIEGYLPPPKRNSWCSKCPYREFCDALGEEGDDWFPKLPWVKTS, from the coding sequence TTGAAGAAGGGTGCAGTAAGGGGAAACGCTCTTAGGGTAAGGCCATCTGACCTGAGAACTATGGCTTTCTGCCCACGGCTCTTGTTCTTCGAAGTTCACGTGCCCCGGGAAAGGGGGATTGCGGAGCTATTGAGGCTCTACGCCGGCAAAGTGTGGCACTTCCTAATAGAGCTCTTCTCAGAAGGTGAGGACGAGGTTGCAGCGGAAGGGGCCTTCGGTGGGGCCCTTTTGAAGGGAAGGGCTGACTTAGTTAGGGACGATGCAATAGTAGAGATCAAGAGCGGGAGGGGACCTAGGGAAGGCGTGTGGTACGGAGACTTCCTCCAAGCCTCGGCTTACGCGTTCGTCTTGGGTAAAAGGAAGATAGTTATCAAGTATAGAGATAAGGAGGTCGAGATGGCTTTGAAAGAAAACCATGAAATTGAATTGGTTGAAGCAATCAAGTTGTTGAAAATGATAATTGAAGGGTACTTACCTCCCCCTAAAAGGAATAGTTGGTGCTCCAAATGTCCATATAGAGAATTCTGTGACGCCCTGGGCGAGGAAGGCGACGATTGGTTCCCTAAATTGCCTTGGGTTAAGACTTCATGA
- a CDS encoding helix-turn-helix transcriptional regulator, whose amino-acid sequence MAGSSNQITLSENEKKALKLIIEAGEEGLLQQDLWKMLGIDSRDGSRIALRLAKKKLIYRELVTIKGRKTYRLTALVDKIPEEEEEKKEEKSETKYVRRPPRPVRLNVKVSMKLVSTVPCATCPNLQRCAKGQFYDPTKCKKLNQWLQRLAVKLQQKKSAKQESRAVEATA is encoded by the coding sequence ATGGCCGGTTCGAGTAACCAAATAACGTTGAGTGAGAACGAAAAGAAGGCTTTGAAGCTAATAATTGAGGCTGGCGAAGAAGGCCTCCTCCAGCAAGACCTGTGGAAGATGCTGGGCATCGATAGTAGGGACGGATCTAGAATAGCGCTGAGGTTAGCTAAGAAGAAGCTAATCTATAGGGAGCTAGTAACCATAAAGGGTAGGAAGACCTATCGTCTAACGGCTTTAGTCGATAAGATACCAGAGGAAGAGGAGGAAAAGAAAGAGGAAAAGAGCGAAACCAAGTACGTTAGAAGGCCTCCGAGGCCCGTTAGGTTAAACGTAAAAGTTAGCATGAAGCTCGTTTCCACTGTTCCATGCGCTACGTGTCCTAACCTACAGAGGTGTGCAAAGGGACAGTTTTACGATCCAACTAAGTGTAAGAAGCTCAACCAATGGCTACAGAGATTAGCTGTTAAATTACAACAAAAGAAGTCTGCCAAGCAAGAATCTCGTGCAGTCGAGGCGACGGCTTAG
- the rrp4 gene encoding exosome complex RNA-binding protein Rrp4, translating to MSDEQRLVVPGELIAKKTEKLKINPRSYMYIHIVGDKIYAAVPAVVILREDELNVIPLESTYVPKQGDLVIGLVRTYMISHWELDINSPYPGILHASNVLGRPFIPGKDELKDYLDIGDYVLAKVESFNRLKDPVLTVRGDKKLGRITRGKIIEIEPSRIPKVVGRKGSMLNIIKGDTGCEVEVAANGRIWVSCPNEELEDIVTLAIKLIEKEAFTAKLAEKVRVLIADEKHERGLI from the coding sequence GTGAGCGACGAGCAGCGTCTAGTAGTACCTGGCGAGCTAATAGCGAAGAAGACCGAGAAGCTGAAGATAAATCCTAGAAGCTACATGTATATACACATAGTAGGCGATAAGATATACGCGGCCGTTCCAGCTGTGGTTATATTAAGAGAGGACGAGCTGAACGTTATACCCCTAGAGAGCACGTACGTGCCCAAACAGGGCGATTTAGTAATAGGCCTCGTTCGAACGTACATGATATCCCACTGGGAACTGGACATAAACTCCCCCTATCCGGGGATATTGCACGCTAGCAACGTCCTCGGAAGGCCCTTCATACCGGGTAAAGATGAGCTAAAGGACTACTTAGATATTGGAGATTACGTATTAGCGAAGGTGGAGAGCTTCAATAGACTCAAGGACCCCGTTCTAACCGTTAGAGGAGACAAGAAGCTAGGCAGAATAACTCGCGGTAAGATAATAGAAATAGAGCCATCGAGGATTCCTAAGGTAGTTGGGAGAAAGGGGAGCATGTTAAACATCATAAAGGGCGATACCGGTTGCGAAGTGGAAGTCGCTGCCAATGGGAGGATTTGGGTAAGTTGTCCGAACGAGGAGTTAGAGGACATAGTGACGTTAGCCATTAAGCTAATAGAAAAAGAAGCCTTCACTGCTAAGCTCGCAGAGAAGGTTAGAGTTCTAATCGCTGACGAAAAGCATGAGAGGGGATTAATTTGA
- the rrp41 gene encoding exosome complex exonuclease Rrp41, whose protein sequence is MSGGKAPFPLFKDGKRHDGRGPLDLRPIEMKVGILHNANGSAWVKFGGTEVIAAAYGPREPPKFMSLPDRALLRCRYHMAPFSTDERKSPAPSRREVELSKVIREALEPIVLTQLFPRTVIDVFVEVIRADGGTRTAAITAASLALADAGIPMKDLVAGVAVGKVDGHLVLDIDQIEDNYGEADMPVAGAVSLNKVVLLQLNGKLSPKEFDEAMKMAWIGIKKIYEMEKNALKESIKKEVVF, encoded by the coding sequence TTGAGCGGTGGAAAGGCACCGTTTCCCTTATTCAAAGACGGTAAGAGGCATGACGGAAGGGGTCCGCTAGACCTAAGACCGATTGAAATGAAAGTAGGAATTCTCCACAACGCCAACGGCTCGGCTTGGGTCAAGTTCGGAGGAACTGAAGTAATTGCAGCAGCTTACGGACCGAGGGAACCGCCCAAGTTCATGAGCTTGCCCGATAGGGCCTTGCTAAGGTGTAGATACCACATGGCGCCCTTCAGTACAGACGAAAGAAAGAGTCCAGCTCCTTCAAGGAGGGAAGTGGAGCTCTCGAAGGTAATTAGAGAGGCGCTCGAACCAATAGTCTTGACCCAGCTCTTCCCTAGAACCGTAATAGACGTGTTCGTAGAGGTAATTCGAGCAGATGGCGGTACCAGAACTGCTGCAATTACGGCAGCTTCCCTAGCTTTGGCAGACGCCGGAATACCCATGAAGGACCTAGTTGCGGGCGTCGCAGTAGGCAAGGTCGATGGTCACTTGGTATTGGACATTGATCAAATAGAAGACAACTACGGTGAGGCGGACATGCCGGTGGCTGGCGCTGTCAGCTTGAACAAGGTCGTGTTACTCCAACTAAACGGAAAGTTATCACCGAAGGAGTTCGATGAAGCGATGAAAATGGCTTGGATTGGGATTAAGAAAATTTATGAAATGGAGAAGAACGCGTTAAAGGAAAGCATTAAGAAGGAGGTGGTGTTCTAA
- the rrp42 gene encoding exosome complex protein Rrp42 has protein sequence MSITPFNVPIIPRLKRETFLSLLKKGVRLDKRRLNQFRPITIEYGVATKAHGSALVSIGNTKVLVGVKIEPGRPFPDLPEEGVLNVNAELVPLASPEFEPGPPDENAIELARVVDRALRETPVLDTSQLVLIPGEKVWVVWVDIYVLDHDGNLFDAAMLASMAALLNAKIPEHEVKEDGTVEITGPPTYPLPIINKVVSVTLGVIDDSFIVDPNLEEENIIDGKVFFAFDEAGNVVGIQKSGPAWIDFKKVQVGFNIARSLYQHPLKILLSSLEGPKTQ, from the coding sequence ATGTCAATAACCCCCTTTAACGTGCCTATAATACCAAGGCTTAAGAGGGAAACTTTTCTTTCCTTATTAAAGAAAGGCGTTAGGTTGGATAAGAGGAGGTTAAATCAGTTCAGGCCTATCACTATAGAGTACGGAGTAGCCACTAAGGCCCACGGGAGCGCGTTAGTAAGTATAGGCAATACCAAGGTACTAGTAGGCGTTAAGATCGAACCGGGTAGACCCTTCCCAGACTTACCGGAGGAAGGGGTATTGAACGTAAACGCCGAGCTCGTGCCCTTGGCATCGCCGGAGTTCGAACCAGGACCTCCAGACGAGAACGCTATAGAATTAGCTAGGGTAGTGGATAGAGCCCTAAGGGAAACCCCCGTCCTAGACACCTCCCAGCTAGTTCTAATACCAGGAGAAAAGGTTTGGGTAGTATGGGTCGACATATACGTCCTCGATCACGATGGTAACCTCTTCGATGCGGCTATGTTAGCTTCCATGGCAGCGTTGTTGAACGCGAAGATACCTGAGCACGAGGTTAAGGAGGACGGAACCGTCGAAATAACCGGTCCACCCACCTATCCATTACCAATAATCAACAAGGTAGTTAGCGTTACCTTAGGCGTAATAGACGACTCCTTTATAGTAGACCCTAACTTAGAAGAGGAAAACATAATTGATGGAAAGGTGTTCTTTGCGTTCGATGAGGCCGGTAACGTAGTTGGAATACAAAAGAGCGGTCCAGCGTGGATAGATTTCAAGAAGGTTCAAGTTGGCTTTAACATAGCTAGGAGTCTCTACCAACACCCTCTGAAAATACTACTATCTAGCTTAGAAGGTCCCAAGACGCAATAA
- a CDS encoding Rossmann-like domain-containing protein, giving the protein MNLLSNALIATLKSALSKYSTSRIEDLGISKRMSYAKVMDSIGFAYCPDTEPPEIIELEGLMVRDLFKLAWKGIAETSLALSALSALTQKWIEEGGEVETPSPKVSEMIGLQRGMKVIAIGYMKNVIEELKKEGAQVVLYEDNHVYRCEAKRSGIESYPGNYVFLEDDADAIIATGSSLLDPRLSIVFEKVKSRAKLLIGPTATVHPYFASLLGATHVAGTYVPPENRGKVLTMLKLGYGYKRLIESGLVKKWFVKV; this is encoded by the coding sequence ATGAACTTGTTATCGAATGCGCTAATAGCAACGCTGAAGAGCGCTCTGAGCAAGTACTCCACTTCTCGAATAGAGGACCTAGGGATCTCTAAGAGGATGAGTTACGCCAAGGTAATGGACTCCATAGGCTTCGCTTATTGCCCCGATACAGAACCTCCAGAGATAATAGAACTAGAGGGGTTGATGGTAAGAGATCTCTTTAAGCTTGCGTGGAAGGGGATAGCAGAAACTTCCCTAGCGCTGTCCGCTCTCTCAGCGCTTACTCAAAAGTGGATAGAAGAAGGTGGAGAGGTTGAAACGCCATCGCCGAAGGTATCTGAAATGATCGGCCTTCAAAGAGGCATGAAGGTTATAGCAATAGGATACATGAAGAACGTAATAGAGGAGCTTAAGAAGGAGGGCGCTCAAGTAGTACTGTACGAGGACAATCACGTCTACCGTTGCGAAGCTAAGAGAAGCGGCATTGAAAGTTACCCAGGGAACTACGTCTTCTTGGAAGACGATGCGGACGCGATAATAGCGACCGGTTCCTCCTTGCTGGATCCCAGGCTATCAATAGTTTTCGAGAAAGTGAAGTCGAGAGCGAAGCTGTTGATAGGACCGACTGCCACCGTTCATCCGTACTTCGCAAGCTTGCTCGGTGCAACTCACGTTGCTGGCACTTACGTGCCTCCGGAAAATAGGGGGAAGGTTCTAACGATGTTGAAGTTGGGGTACGGTTACAAGAGGTTAATCGAAAGCGGTTTAGTCAAAAAATGGTTCGTTAAAGTCTAA
- a CDS encoding transglutaminase-like domain-containing protein has translation MIKLVVALLVSMTLAYLGTAFVKPVSSGAIASGNVLEIPFSWDARSHSTVLAVVSPPHAKYLRVASFDKYQDGKWVRTGGSFDALRQGGEEFTVAITPFSVFLYPAFPVPQPAPGWAPSVVNGRLSGDTVTTSAMRLKVKVVYSDPYPYEEFPALSVTVNSILGEKAQWSTPRVINLANELLEKFRYRPLRALLNYLTNWLRGDYQYSLYYSGAPGGDPVDWFLFQSKVGMCVHFASAAAVLLNDMGIKARVVYGYAVSYINGNVRTFVTPTHLWVEVWVPGYGWVPWDPSPPQAIELGSPQVIAPTGGVQPPSQGTQVRTPLGSKGPGEVNWNLSGAFTNVLIAAGGLAVTYMTLRDFIADWIFRWPVAFRKCVERKIGKRGLTLREVAEITGIEELKEAQLKYLREGKWIRKGIWKALKWCLRR, from the coding sequence TTGATAAAGCTAGTGGTAGCTCTGTTGGTTTCAATGACGCTGGCGTACTTGGGAACGGCTTTCGTGAAACCGGTAAGCTCCGGTGCGATAGCTAGCGGAAACGTATTGGAGATACCGTTCTCGTGGGACGCTAGGTCCCACTCAACTGTGCTCGCGGTAGTATCGCCACCGCACGCGAAGTACCTCCGCGTCGCCTCCTTCGACAAATATCAGGACGGAAAGTGGGTCAGGACGGGAGGTTCTTTCGATGCCCTAAGGCAAGGAGGCGAAGAGTTCACCGTAGCCATTACGCCGTTCTCCGTGTTCCTTTACCCGGCGTTTCCCGTCCCTCAACCCGCGCCCGGTTGGGCTCCTTCCGTAGTTAACGGAAGGCTTTCCGGAGATACGGTGACCACTTCCGCAATGAGATTGAAAGTGAAAGTGGTCTACTCGGACCCTTATCCCTATGAGGAATTTCCAGCCCTCTCAGTAACGGTTAACTCTATTTTAGGAGAGAAAGCGCAATGGTCCACTCCCAGGGTGATCAATTTAGCTAACGAGCTCTTAGAGAAGTTTAGGTACAGACCTTTAAGGGCCTTATTGAACTACTTAACGAACTGGTTGCGAGGAGACTATCAGTACTCTCTATACTATTCCGGTGCCCCGGGAGGAGACCCGGTAGACTGGTTCCTATTTCAGTCCAAAGTGGGGATGTGCGTTCACTTCGCCTCGGCGGCAGCGGTACTTTTGAACGACATGGGAATAAAGGCTAGGGTGGTTTACGGATACGCAGTTAGCTACATCAACGGTAACGTTAGGACGTTCGTGACTCCCACTCACCTCTGGGTTGAAGTGTGGGTACCTGGGTACGGATGGGTACCATGGGACCCTTCGCCCCCTCAAGCGATCGAGCTCGGTTCCCCTCAAGTCATTGCCCCTACTGGGGGCGTTCAACCTCCATCTCAAGGAACTCAAGTGAGAACGCCTCTAGGTAGTAAGGGTCCAGGAGAGGTCAATTGGAACTTGAGTGGAGCTTTCACGAACGTACTGATAGCGGCTGGAGGGCTAGCGGTTACTTACATGACCCTTAGGGACTTCATTGCGGACTGGATATTCAGATGGCCAGTTGCGTTTAGGAAATGCGTTGAGAGGAAGATAGGCAAGAGAGGGTTAACTCTGAGAGAGGTAGCTGAGATTACTGGAATAGAAGAACTGAAGGAAGCGCAGCTGAAGTACTTGAGGGAAGGTAAGTGGATTAGGAAGGGAATTTGGAAGGCTCTGAAGTGGTGTTTGAGGAGGTGA